One genomic region from Vigna radiata var. radiata cultivar VC1973A unplaced genomic scaffold, Vradiata_ver6 scaffold_276, whole genome shotgun sequence encodes:
- the LOC106754893 gene encoding uncharacterized protein LOC106754893: MVSWSIELSEFGLRFEPQGSIKGQHLADFAAELPLATEPSVWNLNVDESSDKRGAGAGIVLEGPNGLLVEQSISFTFQLSNNQAEYEALISGLLLAAELDIQHLECRMDSQLVVGHINGTFQVKDNHLLRYYHKVSDLIKAFDTFRIIHVRREQNSRADLLSKLTHGRGNSQLTSVIKTRLEQPLLETCATNVTPPTTDWRQEIIQLIIQQEQGARVSAADSKRIARFTFIGDDLYRRGYTTPLLKCLSGEEAKYVMQELHHGICGSHSVKRTLRAKILRARFYWPAIEQDCKEFVQKCISCQSHGHDIRIPSSELMAIIAPWPFAQWGMDIVGPLPLAKGQCKYLLVAIDYFTKWIEAEALATISARKAEAANKVIISELKKHLGQAKGLWVEELPEVLWAYRCTPHGSTGETPFNLTYGTDAMLPVEIGEPSLRRHIQDMTLNEEQLRMNLDTLPERREIALIKNEAQKRLITKR, from the exons ATGGTTTCCTGGTCCATTGAGTTATCCGAATTCGGCCTACGCTTCGAGCCACAAGGCTCCATTAAAGGGCAACATTTGGCAGATTTTGCAGCCGAATTACCCCTTGCAACAGAACCGTCCGTGTGGAATTTGAACGTCGACGAATCTTCGGATAAACGAGGAGCAGGAGCTGGAATAGTATTGGAAGGACCAAACGGTCTTCTAGTCGAGCAGTCCATATCTTTCACGTTCCAGCTCAGTAACAATCAGGCAGAGTATGAAGCTCTCATCAGCGGATTACTCTTGGCGGCAGAACTAGACATCCAACACTTAGAATGCCGAATGGATTCTCAATTGGTGGTAGGGCACATTAACGGCACTTTCCAGGTCAAAGACAACCATCTGCTACGATACTACCACAAAGTCAGCGACCTCATCAAAGCGTTCGACACTTTCAGAATTATTCACGTACGCAGGGAGCAAAATTCCCGAGCAGATTTACTCTCCAAACTAACACACGGCCGAGGGAATTCCCAACTTACCTCGGTAATCAAAACAAGGCTAGAACAACCCCTTTTGGAGACGTGCGCCACCAATGTTACTCCTCCCACAACTGACTGGCGGCAGGAAATAATACAGTTGATAATTCAGCAAGAGCAAGGCGCTCGGGTGAGTGCGGCTGATTCTAAGCGAATAGCTCGCTTCACATTCATAGGGGATGATCTTTATCGACGCGGATACACTACGCCTCTGTTGAAATGCTTGTCCGGCGAAGAAGCCAAATACGTCATGCAGGAACTACATCATGGAATTTGCGGCTCTCATTCAGTAAAGAGAACACTCAGAGCCAAGATATTACGAGCACGTTTTTACTGGCCTGCAATTGAACAAGATTGCAAGGAGTTTGTTCAAAAATGCATTTCCTGCCAATCCCATGGACATGACATTCGGATCCCTTCGTCCGAGTTAATGGCCATCATAGCCCCGTGGCCGTTCGCACAATGGGGGATGGATATAGTTGGACCCCTACCGCTCGCAAAAGGACAATGCAAATACCTTTTAGTAGCAATCGATTACTTCACCAAGTGGATCGAGGCAGAGGCTCTTGCAACAATCAGTGCTCGGAAA GCTGAGGCCGCAAACAAAGTCATCATCTCCGAATTAAAGAAACATTTGGGACAAGCTAAAGGCTTGTGGGTCGAAGAACTGCCTGAAGTACTTTGGGCTTACCGGTGTACACCACACGGGTCAACAGGGGAAACCCCGTTTAACCTCACGTACGGCACAGATGCCATGTTACCGGTCGAAATAGGAGAACCATCCCTTCGACGGCATATACAAGATATGACTCTCAATGAAGAGCAACTACGGATGAATCTCGATACCTTGCCCGAGCGGCGCGAAATTGCGCTGATTAAAAATGAAGCACAAAAGCGACTGATAACCAAACGATAA